A window of the Marinilabiliales bacterium genome harbors these coding sequences:
- a CDS encoding gfo/Idh/MocA family oxidoreductase yields the protein MEHYRIGFLGAGGIAKSHVFALNSLKFFYPSPPDFSLAAVASARKESRSVFAGEYGFEKDVTAEEFFNLRDIDTVFILGPNNVHCAHLEAALAMDGVRQVYLEKPVCSNIDEERRLNDIAGRGNHGKKVQVGFQFLLGAAVREALIFMKEKDFGKPVHFSFTLKHSDYLNKSYRDKRRTRLTPAPDGGAMADLGSHAISLMVAFLGSGVKIVSALQSGSYPDVPAGSDLYSEIALFDPKTGAVGNVSGSRVSSGIGDMLAFEIHFEKGALRYSSYYPDRFEYFLEEVGDWSVRFTGSNFRPVTSFPSGHVPAGWLRALIHAHYVFLTGKDTLAYVPGLDHGVEVQRLVRETAEQMAVFRKGAGI from the coding sequence ATGGAACATTACAGGATTGGTTTTCTTGGTGCCGGGGGAATTGCAAAATCACATGTCTTCGCGCTCAATTCACTTAAATTTTTCTATCCCTCCCCTCCTGACTTTTCCCTTGCAGCCGTTGCTTCTGCACGGAAAGAGAGCCGTTCGGTATTTGCAGGTGAATACGGATTTGAGAAAGATGTTACGGCTGAGGAGTTTTTTAATCTCAGGGATATAGATACGGTTTTCATTCTCGGGCCCAACAACGTCCATTGCGCGCACCTGGAGGCTGCACTGGCGATGGACGGCGTCAGGCAGGTGTACCTGGAAAAGCCTGTATGTTCCAATATTGATGAGGAGCGCAGGCTGAACGATATAGCCGGCAGGGGTAACCACGGCAAGAAAGTGCAGGTGGGCTTCCAGTTCCTTCTGGGGGCGGCTGTTCGTGAGGCTCTGATTTTCATGAAAGAAAAGGATTTCGGGAAGCCGGTTCATTTCAGCTTTACCCTGAAACATAGTGACTACCTGAACAAATCTTACAGGGACAAACGGCGCACACGGCTGACCCCTGCTCCTGACGGAGGTGCCATGGCCGACCTGGGGTCGCATGCCATAAGCCTGATGGTCGCTTTCCTGGGTAGCGGGGTGAAGATAGTCTCTGCACTGCAGTCCGGTTCCTACCCCGATGTGCCGGCGGGGTCAGACCTTTATTCAGAGATAGCCCTCTTTGACCCGAAGACGGGGGCAGTGGGCAATGTTTCAGGCAGCCGTGTCAGCTCGGGAATTGGCGATATGCTTGCCTTCGAGATCCATTTCGAGAAAGGTGCCCTCCGCTACAGTTCTTATTACCCCGACAGGTTTGAGTATTTCCTGGAGGAGGTGGGGGACTGGTCAGTCAGGTTCACCGGGAGCAATTTCCGGCCCGTGACAAGCTTTCCTTCGGGACATGTGCCTGCGGGCTGGCTGAGGGCTCTCATCCATGCCCATTATGTTTTCCTTACGGGGAAGGATACGCTGGCTTACGTGCCCGGACTGGATCATGGAGTGGAGGTGCAGAGGCTTGTGAGGGAG
- a CDS encoding translocation/assembly module TamB yields MSPGKLVKYTGTVIRIILRIIISFLLLFVLITISLQFPAVQTMVGGFVTDRISSRTGTAISLDRIAVRFPGQVSLQGIFIEDARGDTLLSAGSIRANIRLPALLRNRLYIGSLRIDDLTANITRCDPDTIFNWQVLAARFGSGSGNNAAPDGEALGPGANSGSSINTTPAAEESGPGATAGRDHMTAKETPEPEAYGGEAPEPEAYGGLHLILNNVSLNNIAVRFVDQPNGTDLDARLDHFSTTLRGSDLLGGRYRTGHTLIDGGRVTLLQTGRTTTPSQPAEDQVLPEIRPGPLTVRDFIFSYSGYDGSSAVFESGALDIDPVITDLAGRTISLRSVISRNMKADIFLPGEDKPGDGETGDGETGDGETGDGTPGEGETGDGKPGSPAAKAAEQAGFSFAGVTEWIVSVSSLAVENAGFGLQTGYGGSSGKFDPGNFSLGKLDLSAGNIYIAPDSLNLDIDNLGAGISDTFSVRKMVLHASAGKSGASALLDLATTYSSAGIRLSTNLAVLDFKTDEIWDKEFSLVLEEGLAGPDLLFFYAGTLPGYVRSLAEEEVRFSGSISGTPSLFAADNFSVGVGDILGLALNGSVANIAGQGEMFIDTGRLELHAGPDRLYELLAGTELIPDTAGMPGFMLPSQIRAEGTFTGSASGFTAGAHVESDFGSLNASLSYGDEEGEKSYSATIYSSRLDAGRVTGMELFTSMPSVSIDITGRGTDPALASATATMKVSGLSIADYDYNDILIDLALEDSVAYLKTRYSDDYLNAGIEASAGLFTSVPSAGGTLAIEYADLGRLGLVEDELLISTGLEADLVLRPAGFFSGLVKLSATRLAMGEDIYTIPEITVRSVSDSLDYFVEIESDFLEARYHGNVTPAGIPSILAGHLSDYFTVPAPVLPHDMPDDASFQLNANLFPEQIVNLFLLPAIESYDTLSLSVSYDGKTREIGLQAGMKELSYGGAEFHDFSGRLVSDAGKMDFRFEAGHLGIGGADLGKLETSGTLSDDMLDMVLSVTEPAGNELFYTTVSAETYEGLFRVAFGHDKLILAGTPWSIDPLNRIVAGRQQLSVSNFNLAHGETSFSAATRIRPSDETDLLITLSGAELEALSNLTGNLLPVTAGTMNATATARNIFGETALTSSVDIRELVAGNEMIDRISILLENEIPGLYHVNASMNHRGGLLRVHGAYNQNDEMPLDISIFLDRLDLSVAEPFTAGGLTHITGLAEGKMHMTGSAGAPLFTGSIQLTDAAFRVPELNTGYFARNEIISFDRHYIRLNNLTLHDSLGRSASVNGTVNYSDPGNILFSLDLGTRNFLLMNLEGKHNDHYHGRLLVDSDLRLRGSHHNPSVEGRIKFNEGSAFTFIVPRTAPEAIGDEGVVEFMTPGAGNDFLTLAAGMAETGEITSSLERTEVSLNIELDRQAEIRVVIDDLAGDNLVLRGGGVLSFGIDQGGAVSLAGRYEINEGEYLLTFYDVIRRNFRIRPGSSIVWTGDPLGADLDITAIYNVRTGARELMRSHIPADQANAASLRQQYPFQVYLGMTGNLMNPNISFELDMPPEHRRAMDGALMARINEINRNESELNKQVFALLLLGGFIHENPLAAAGTGGGITSTARSSVSQMLSQQLNRMSDRFIRGVDISFEMESYEDFADGDGTGRTELQMEVSRNFFDERFRITVGGNIELEDEMRRRTGAGDIAGDFSLEYLLTPGGNLLVRGFRTRDYGDLVEPDLTRTGISLIFSRSYNNLMEIFRRREEEYYQPVHENGEEEGIRGGQGSTSPQYPGERDKQDQDYLPGKEQ; encoded by the coding sequence ATGTCACCCGGCAAGCTTGTAAAATACACAGGAACAGTGATACGGATCATATTGCGTATCATCATTTCCTTTCTCCTGCTTTTCGTCCTGATCACGATTTCCCTGCAGTTTCCGGCGGTACAGACAATGGTCGGGGGATTTGTAACTGACCGGATAAGCTCAAGAACAGGCACGGCCATCAGCCTGGACCGCATAGCGGTAAGGTTTCCCGGACAGGTATCGCTGCAGGGTATCTTCATTGAAGATGCAAGGGGTGACACCCTGCTGAGCGCCGGGAGTATCCGTGCGAACATAAGGCTGCCGGCCCTGCTTCGCAACCGCCTGTACATAGGATCATTAAGAATTGATGATCTGACGGCAAACATAACGCGCTGCGATCCCGACACCATTTTTAACTGGCAGGTCCTTGCAGCAAGATTTGGTTCAGGCAGCGGAAACAATGCCGCGCCGGACGGCGAAGCTTTGGGGCCGGGAGCAAACTCCGGCAGTAGCATCAATACCACACCGGCCGCAGAGGAGAGTGGACCGGGAGCAACCGCAGGCAGGGATCATATGACTGCCAAGGAAACTCCGGAACCGGAAGCATATGGCGGAGAAGCTCCGGAACCGGAAGCATATGGCGGACTACACCTGATCCTCAATAATGTCTCCCTCAACAACATAGCAGTCCGTTTCGTTGACCAGCCCAACGGCACTGACCTGGATGCCAGGCTTGACCATTTCAGCACCACCCTCAGGGGGTCCGACCTGCTCGGCGGCAGGTACCGTACCGGCCACACCCTGATCGACGGGGGCCGGGTAACCTTACTGCAAACTGGCAGGACAACAACGCCGTCGCAGCCTGCCGAAGATCAGGTCCTGCCCGAAATACGGCCCGGGCCTCTCACAGTAAGAGATTTTATTTTCAGCTACTCGGGGTATGACGGCTCATCGGCCGTTTTCGAATCGGGCGCGCTCGATATTGATCCCGTGATAACCGATCTGGCCGGGAGAACCATATCCCTGCGTTCGGTCATTTCCAGGAACATGAAAGCTGACATATTTCTACCCGGCGAAGATAAACCCGGTGACGGTGAGACCGGTGACGGTGAGACCGGTGACGGTGAAACCGGTGACGGCACACCCGGAGAAGGCGAGACCGGTGACGGCAAACCCGGCTCCCCGGCAGCGAAGGCGGCGGAGCAGGCAGGTTTCAGTTTTGCAGGGGTAACGGAATGGATTGTGTCTGTAAGCAGCCTGGCTGTCGAGAATGCCGGTTTCGGACTGCAGACCGGGTACGGAGGCTCATCCGGCAAATTCGATCCCGGGAACTTCTCTCTTGGGAAACTTGACCTGAGCGCCGGTAATATTTATATTGCTCCCGACAGCCTCAACCTTGACATTGATAACCTCGGCGCTGGCATATCCGACACCTTCAGTGTCAGGAAAATGGTGCTGCATGCCTCAGCCGGCAAAAGCGGAGCATCGGCTCTGCTTGATCTGGCCACCACTTACAGCTCTGCCGGGATCAGGTTAAGCACAAACCTGGCAGTGCTTGATTTTAAAACAGATGAAATATGGGATAAGGAGTTCTCGCTGGTCCTGGAAGAGGGTCTGGCCGGTCCTGACCTCCTGTTCTTTTACGCCGGGACTCTTCCCGGCTATGTGCGCTCCCTGGCCGAAGAAGAAGTGCGGTTCAGCGGAAGCATATCGGGAACCCCTTCCCTGTTCGCTGCAGATAACTTTTCTGTTGGTGTGGGTGACATCCTGGGCTTAGCACTGAACGGCTCCGTTGCCAATATTGCCGGCCAGGGTGAGATGTTCATTGATACAGGAAGGCTGGAATTGCATGCGGGGCCTGACAGACTATACGAACTGCTGGCAGGTACGGAACTGATCCCCGATACAGCCGGCATGCCGGGCTTCATGCTGCCGTCGCAAATACGCGCAGAAGGTACCTTCACGGGATCTGCTTCCGGATTCACAGCCGGAGCTCATGTAGAAAGCGATTTCGGCTCTCTGAATGCTTCATTGTCTTATGGTGACGAGGAAGGAGAAAAAAGTTACAGCGCCACAATTTACAGCAGCCGGCTCGATGCAGGCAGGGTTACCGGAATGGAGCTGTTCACCAGCATGCCCTCAGTGTCAATTGATATCACTGGCAGGGGCACCGATCCTGCACTTGCTTCGGCTACGGCCACCATGAAGGTGAGCGGACTTAGCATTGCTGATTATGACTATAATGACATATTGATAGACCTTGCGCTTGAAGATTCTGTAGCATACCTTAAAACCAGGTACAGCGACGATTACCTGAATGCCGGGATCGAGGCTTCGGCCGGGCTGTTTACATCAGTGCCATCTGCCGGAGGCACGCTGGCAATTGAGTATGCCGATTTGGGGCGGCTCGGACTGGTTGAAGATGAACTGCTTATAAGTACCGGACTTGAAGCTGATCTGGTTCTGCGCCCGGCAGGCTTTTTCAGCGGACTGGTGAAGTTGTCGGCAACCCGGCTGGCGATGGGAGAAGATATATATACAATTCCCGAAATAACAGTCCGGTCGGTATCCGACAGCCTTGACTATTTCGTAGAAATAGAATCTGACTTCCTGGAGGCCCGTTACCACGGTAATGTAACCCCTGCGGGAATACCCTCCATCCTGGCAGGGCACCTGTCTGATTATTTCACTGTACCCGCGCCGGTTTTGCCGCATGACATGCCTGATGACGCATCATTTCAGCTCAACGCAAATCTTTTCCCCGAACAGATAGTCAATCTTTTCCTGCTTCCTGCGATTGAGAGTTATGATACACTTTCACTGTCAGTTTCCTACGACGGGAAGACCCGGGAGATCGGACTGCAGGCCGGCATGAAAGAGCTGAGCTATGGGGGAGCTGAGTTTCATGACTTCAGTGGGAGGCTGGTTTCCGACGCCGGGAAGATGGATTTCAGGTTTGAAGCAGGGCACTTGGGAATCGGCGGAGCGGACCTGGGAAAACTGGAGACCTCAGGCACTCTCTCAGATGACATGCTTGACATGGTACTGTCAGTAACAGAGCCTGCAGGAAATGAACTGTTCTATACAACTGTCTCAGCTGAAACATACGAAGGCCTGTTCAGGGTGGCTTTCGGACACGACAAACTCATACTGGCCGGCACACCCTGGAGTATTGATCCGCTTAACAGAATCGTCGCAGGCAGGCAGCAGCTGTCGGTTAGCAATTTCAACCTTGCTCACGGCGAAACATCCTTTTCTGCTGCTACCCGCATCAGGCCGTCTGATGAGACCGACCTGCTCATAACCCTTTCGGGAGCAGAACTGGAAGCTCTCTCCAATCTTACAGGCAACCTGCTGCCTGTCACAGCCGGAACCATGAATGCCACTGCAACGGCCAGGAATATTTTCGGTGAAACGGCTCTGACATCTTCAGTCGACATCAGGGAACTTGTCGCCGGAAACGAGATGATCGATCGCATAAGCATCCTGCTGGAGAACGAGATTCCGGGACTGTATCATGTGAACGCCTCCATGAACCACCGGGGCGGACTGCTTAGAGTGCACGGCGCCTATAACCAGAATGACGAGATGCCGCTTGACATCAGCATCTTTCTTGACAGGCTAGATCTTTCAGTTGCAGAACCATTTACTGCAGGAGGTCTGACCCACATAACAGGACTTGCAGAAGGCAAAATGCATATGACGGGGTCAGCCGGCGCTCCGTTGTTCACCGGGAGCATACAACTGACAGATGCTGCTTTCAGGGTTCCTGAACTCAATACCGGATATTTTGCACGGAATGAGATAATCAGCTTCGACAGGCACTATATCAGGCTTAACAACTTAACCCTGCACGATTCCCTGGGCAGAAGCGCCTCAGTAAACGGTACGGTCAATTACTCCGATCCCGGCAACATCCTTTTCAGTCTCGACCTGGGCACACGCAACTTTTTGTTAATGAACCTGGAGGGAAAGCATAACGACCATTACCACGGGCGCCTGCTGGTAGACAGTGACCTGCGCCTCAGGGGATCCCACCACAACCCTTCGGTTGAAGGCAGAATAAAGTTCAACGAGGGATCAGCATTTACATTCATCGTGCCCCGCACTGCACCTGAAGCGATAGGTGACGAGGGCGTGGTTGAATTCATGACGCCGGGAGCAGGAAACGATTTTTTAACCCTTGCAGCCGGCATGGCTGAAACCGGTGAGATCACATCCTCGCTGGAGCGGACCGAGGTGAGCCTCAATATTGAGCTTGACAGGCAGGCAGAGATCAGGGTCGTTATTGATGATTTGGCAGGCGACAATCTTGTGCTCAGGGGTGGCGGAGTGCTGAGCTTCGGAATAGACCAGGGGGGAGCGGTCAGCCTTGCCGGCAGATATGAAATAAACGAGGGAGAATACCTGCTGACCTTCTATGACGTCATAAGGAGAAATTTCAGGATCAGGCCCGGAAGCAGCATTGTGTGGACAGGAGACCCTCTCGGGGCCGATCTGGACATAACTGCAATTTATAATGTCAGGACAGGCGCCAGGGAACTTATGAGATCCCATATTCCGGCCGACCAGGCTAATGCGGCCAGCCTGAGGCAACAGTACCCCTTCCAGGTATACCTTGGCATGACAGGCAACCTGATGAACCCCAATATAAGTTTTGAGCTTGACATGCCTCCCGAGCACAGGCGGGCAATGGACGGGGCCCTGATGGCACGGATCAATGAGATCAACAGGAATGAATCGGAGCTGAACAAACAGGTTTTCGCATTACTGCTGCTGGGAGGTTTCATCCATGAGAACCCCCTGGCAGCTGCAGGAACAGGCGGTGGTATAACGTCTACAGCCAGATCGTCGGTGAGCCAGATGCTGTCACAGCAGCTTAACAGAATGTCTGACAGGTTTATAAGAGGAGTGGACATAAGTTTTGAAATGGAATCATACGAAGATTTTGCCGATGGCGACGGTACGGGACGAACAGAATTGCAGATGGAGGTCTCACGAAATTTTTTCGATGAAAGGTTCAGGATAACAGTCGGCGGCAATATCGAACTGGAAGATGAAATGAGAAGAAGAACCGGTGCCGGTGATATAGCGGGGGACTTCTCCCTGGAATATCTGCTGACTCCCGGGGGAAACCTTCTTGTACGGGGATTCCGCACACGCGACTACGGTGACCTTGTAGAACCTGATCTTACCAGGACAGGTATTTCATTGATTTTTTCGCGCAGTTACAACAACCTAATGGAAATTTTCAGGCGGCGGGAGGAGGAATATTACCAGCCGGTCCATGAAAACGGAGAAGAAGAGGGCATCCGGGGAGGACAGGGTAGCACAAGTCCTCAGTATCCTGGTGAACGCGACAAACAGGATCAGGATTATCTTCCCGGCAAGGAGCAGTAA